The window ACCAGATTCTTTAGCTTCATTGAACTTTTCACAGCGATATTCCTTTGATGGGGTAAATATTTGGTTGCAGTGATACTCCATTCGCCTTACATATTGCTCAATAGTTGATTTTCGTTTGAGATATTGCTGATAGCTTGATTGCTCTAGCATTGGCAGATATACCCAGCTATACAAGGGTAAAATCACAGCAGCGAGTGCAGTTAAACTAACAGCAATTCTTGAGAAGTAGCTCATTCTCATCCACCGAATACCCAAGCACTCAAGCAGCGTCAAGTTATCGCTATTGAGCCGCCTTGAGCCTTGCGAGAATTGAGAATTGGGTGCTTTTAATGTTTTGGCGGATGACTCCCATATCCGCTTTCATGTCTCCTGAGAAGTTATTAACCTTTTGGTTTAATCTAGAAGCCCTGTTGCTAACGTGTTCTCGCAAGTCTTGGGCGTTAGTCTCAAATGATTGCTCAATGACATCAAATTTCTGATCAACGTAGCTCTTGATTGCAGCCGTTACAGTACTGATGAATTGGCTGTAGTCGGTAAAGGTGTCGTCAACATTTTCAGCGATACTTAATGTTTCTTGTTCGGTTAATTCAAACCCCAGCGCCGATGATTGGGCTGTTACAATTTGACGCTTATCCTCACTAGTTACAGTGATGCTATTAATCTCTGGTTCGGCAATTGTAAGCTGACTGTTATCAGTCTCAGGGTCAGGCTGTGCATCTTCTGACCCTACTAGAAACGTTTCTTCAACGGGTTCATCAACTACAGATAATTGGCTTGTTGATTTGACTTTGAGATAGTCAACGGCTTGGCTCAATTGCTCTTTGGTGGGATTATCAAGGTCATCGCACTCGACAGCGATCGCTGCTGTTGTGTAATCGTCCTTGGTAAATCCTTGATAACCCTGTTTGTACAAACGAGCGCGGACATTGTTAGTAAATTTGTCAGACATGATGATTGCTCCTTATTTGACTAGTGCTAAAACTTCGATGGTTGCGGATTTCATCGGTTGCGTTCGTCTGTTGATTGCCCATTTAGCAGCAATAAACGCGACAAGGGCTAAATCTTTGCAGTGGTAAATATTTTCAGCGCTGAAAGATAGTCCGGCTTTCTCAAACCAGTAGTAACGAGTGCTGCGTGGTACATCGTCAAGATTGATTTTTAAATAGTCTGCCAGCGCAACTAAAAAACTCTTGCCGTTGTAGCTAGCGTCTAACTCATAGAAGTGCTTGAAAACTTGCCAGCGCTCATTAAATCCTTTGCTAGCAGGAGTTAGCGCACCGTAACGCCGCCGAATTCCTGCAAATGTCTCAACTATTTTTTGGGCGTTCGCTGATTCCACATCTAAGCTAAAACGCTGTTTGAGAAAAGCTACTACTCGATACCAAGTAATATCTGAAATTTCTTTACCCATCTCGTGCTGATAAATCTGTTTCAGGTGGCGATACTTAGCTGAATACACTTTTGTTGTCACATTACCTCCGTATTATTATTTAAGTTGGTCAAAAATTAACTAGACATCCGGTTATGCCAAGGTATTTGATATAGCCCTGAGTCTGATTCGAGTTATTTGATATAGTCCTGAGTCTGACGACTATCAATAACCTTGGATTTAGGACTTTAGACAAATGTGAGAGTCTTGTTTTCATCGCCTATAACCACGTAATAACAAGGTTTGTCAGCTTTCAAGACATACTGACACTTTCTCGTTTACCCCCACGAATACGCCCCAGTCAGCCTAGTTAGAGCAGTCATGTATGGGAAAAATTTCTCGCTCCGATTTAGAACAAACTCAGCTGTATTGAGTTCCTAGTTATCTCTGCTGTGTGCTGTTTATATAAGCTCGGCACTTCGTAGCAACGCCTTAGCACCTTGTCACGATTGAGCTTTAAGTCAGCACTTTTAGACTGACGCGGTAAAGGACGGAAATAATACTGTGTGTGTTTGATACTGTCACTACTGGTTAAATATCTGTACAGCGTTCCATTAATCCAGTAAGTTTTGCTCTGGCTCAATAGCGTAACGCATCCTACAAGCTGTTTATCAGTCATCATTTTTATCTGCGGCTGCACACGCGCCGGTCAAGCTTGCACCCAGGAAGACGGCGATAGATGCGATCGCGCTTCCTTCAAAAATCTTGGCGTTGTAAATCCATGTGGGTTGATATTCCTCGCCTCTACTTTCTTCAATGCGGTCAACGCCGTGACAAAAGATAGTACCAACTGCCATAAAACCTGTTGTTAGTAAGCTCAGAATTGCTATTTCTGACGCTGCACCTTGAATGAATGAGTTAATCTTTTTACGCCAAGGAATGATGCGGCGAATGTGCATTACTGGCTTTTGTTCTAGATATGAATGCCACTCTTCATCAGTAAAATTCAAGGGCTTGGAATCATAAGGAACGTGAAAATCAATTAGTTCGCCTACTGCTTGGATTGCATCGCCTAACATCACATCTGGGGAGTATTCCAGTTGTCTGAATTCCTCTGAATCTCGGATTTCTCTGAGCCAGCGATCTATTGCTTCTAACCGTCGTAATTGATTTTGATTAAGCATTACTTTCTCAAGAGGTAGTTCGTTGATTGCTTCTAAATTGCGTAAATTGATATGCATAAATCCTCTGTCCTAATGCAGACACGCACAATTACCGCGACCGCAGATATAGAGCGGACGCAATGCAGATATTGCTGTGAATAGTTGAATACTCTCAAAACAGCGCTTGCAAGCCTTACAACCCTCGAAAGGAACTCGCCAAGTGCGTTTTGCGCTTGGTCTTACTTGCGTCTGCCTTAAGTTATTGACGTATCGATAACCTTGACACTAATATAATAATATCAATCAAATGATAATGTCAAGTAAAGCTAGCTATCAACCGAATGGTATCTTTCAAATGCTGATAAACTGCAACAAAATTAGCTGTTAATATCAGTTACTTGTTATTGATGCCAGTTAAGAATAAAATCAAGCAGTTTGTTGATGATAGGGGCATTACCCGTTATCAGTTCAGAAAAGATACAGGGCTATCTGCAACCACAGTTTACGCTTTGTATGACAATCCCTGGCAAGTACCACACGTAACCGCGATGAACAAAATTTGTGACACTTATCGCGTTCAGCCTAGTGAGTTAATCGAGTGGATTCCACCAGAAGAAGTCAGCGATCGCGTACAAAAAACAAAATAAGGAGGTAATTTGACCGAAGGAAATCAGCCAAACGACGGTATAGAGCGTGTTGAGGGGAGATTTGACCCACTAGCTGAGACTAGATATTGGCTGCCTGCCGCTTCAGAGCAAAACTGCAAAAGGATAGGCAGAAAAAGAGGGATACGATTAGTTAAAGTTGTTGATACCAAGATAGAACCTTTACCAATAATTTGTATTTTTGAGGAACACCCAGATGAGTGAAACAACTACTCAGATACCAGTAAGCGAATTAATCCCAATGCTGACCGCGATCGCGGATCGTAACTGGGAACGTTTTAAAGAAGTTGAAAAACAATTCGTTACAAAACACGGTATAGAGGCTTGGTCAGATTTTTTTGCTTTTCGACTAAAGCCAGCTTTAGATAAAGAATCTGATAGATGGCTGCTAGTTCAGTGGTGTAGCAAAGGTTTTACAGTGAAAGATGTAGCGTGAACTACGAGGCGTAAACTCATAGGCACGTTAGCCCCGTAAGGCAAAATCGAGCAGCTAGTACTATTTCACATCATTATTTTTTGATGTCGCAAATGTTAACAGTGAAAGACCTACCAAGCGATTTTCAACTCCCACTGCACAACGAAGCGGCGTTTGAAAAAATTAGGGAGGCGAAAGATTATGCGTCCACTCTTGCTCTAGCGGCTGGTGGTGCTGCGCTGGCTACAGGTGGTGGGATACATCCGTTGGGTTGGCTACTTTTTGGATTGGCTTACAAGCCGTTGGTAGTAACTCAAAAACTTGCGCGGTTGGAAAAATTAGGAACCTTACTTTTTGATGAGTTTAAAAGCCTAGATGTACAAGTCTTCCCGGTACTTCCGGTAGAAGACAACAACCCTATCGACTTGTTTATTAGATTTCCACGAACAACTCACCTGTTTATCTCCATTCGGTCAAAAGGAGATAGAGAAATTGTCTACAACGAAGCTAGAGAGGTTTTACAAGTCAAGCGCAAAGACAAAAATGGACTAAAACTGTGGCAACCCTGCCCACTTGTGGAGTTGGCAGATTACGAGAAGTGGCTCAACAAGAACAGAGATAAGTTTTTGATGTCTTCCCGTGAAGCTCAAAAGACTCCCACAGCAAAAGTTTTGGTCTTATGGCCTCCTACCAAGGCGGCTCATAATCACAATGAACATCTTTATTCGGAGGTGGGAAGTATGAAAATTCTGGCTCTCAGGAGAAAAGGTACTGCCTTTGTTATTCAAGAGGAGGAAGTAACCGAGTTTGTCAGGGCTTGGTTAGCCAAGTACAAATAGGCTAAAAGGTGAAAACCCCGTGTCCCGTTGGGATACCGAGGTTTTCTGATTTTTATTCACTTGGAATTGGGGAATTGGGTTTGCCGCCTAATTAATGTCCCTAATAGTAATCTTATCAAACCTTTCAAGGTGTTAAGCCATTGTAACACCAGCAACCCAGACAGAAAGAGCAGTTTAGGATTTTTCTGTTTTTACATTTCTGAACGTTTGTATTAGAAGATTACTTTCGGGATAGCTCCAATTCCTCCAAAACACTTCAGGAGGAATAGCTCTCATGTCACCATTACAACAATTTCAGAACTCAGTATCGAGGCAATCAGCAGATGCTAAACAAGCTGGATTTGCCCCGGAGATAGAACTTGAGTCAATTGAGCGTAGCAAAATCAAGTTCGCGTTTAACGCCACCGGCACAAACAAAAACTGGGATTTTAAGAAGCTGGCCGCCAACTTCATCGACGTAGAAGGAACTCTAGCCGATGTCCAGCACCACATTAAAGCAGGTCACGCCATCTGTGCTGGCTTGTTGGATGGTAAATGGCGAAGCAAGTCCAATATCATCGGTTCTCAATGGTTGCTCCTCGACATTGATAATTCCGATGTCGCCCGTGATCTTGACGGCAAACCGATCAAGGACGAGAATGGAAATTCTATCAAAGTTTACGATCGCCAATTAACCATTGAATCCGCACTAGCCCATCCCTTCATTAAAAAACACTGTGCTTTAATTTACACAACTGCCAGTCATAAACCAGACTGGCATAAATTCCGGTTGGTTTTCCTTCTCCCCGAATATGTCCAAGGTGCTGATACTGTAGAAGCTTGTACGCGCTTCCTGATGCAGCAGTTGCCCCATGACCCAGCTTGTAAAGATGCAAGTCGTGTTTTCTACGGCAACACAGAGGCAGAATTCCCCCTGGTCAACCCTGAAGCCACTTTACCAGCAGAATGGATAAGTGAAGCTCTAAAGATCGCGCAACAGGAGCGTATTGAGTATCAGCTAAGAATTCAAGAAATTGAGTCACGGCGTAAAGAGTGGCGTGAGATTTCCCTCACTGAAGGCTGGGATATTGACCAGCTAATCCAGAACGCGCTTTCATTCATCCCACCACGCACCCCAGGAAGCGGTAACTACGACGAATGCCGTCAAGTGCTAATGGCACTGGTTAACCATTATGGGGCATCAGAAGCGGAAATTATAGCCGAACAGTGGTCGCCCAGTATCAAAGGCGATACTTGGAACATCCACGCCAAGATTCGCAGTTTTAGACGTGGGGGAATTACTCTAGGCACACTGTTTCACATTGCCAAACAGTATGGCTTTCGCTTTCCGCAACGGCAGTATGAATATAACGAACGCGACCAAGGACTAATTAACCGTGAACAGTGGGAACTAGGGCGAGTCAAAGAGGACTTGAGCAGCTTTCAAAATTTATTAAAGCAAGCGATCAGCTATGCTGGGGCGCAGCCCATCGCGCCATTTGCTTCGATATTTAAAGGATTTAAAGCGCCCCCATCACAGCCGCCCGAACCCGAAATTAACACGAACGCGCCCAATGTAATTATCTACGAAAGGGGCAATATCCCGTTCCGAAACGAAATTACAGGGGATATCTCTATTTCCTGCCAGCCGGATGAACACATTGCCGCATGGGTAGAGGCCATATCCAAGGGCTGGACGCAAATTTTAGATAATTCCCACCCAGGACTCGGCAAGTCTTACAACGCGGGGCAATTGACGGCGGGGCTATTCGGCGTTGATAAACTAATTTACCAGGATGCCAACCACAGAAACCCATCCACACTGCCCATTGAGACGAATTTTATTGACTTACCAGTGCGTCACAACGGCTTTAAACTAGATCCCACCCGCAAAACTCCTACAGGTGAGGACTTTAAACTGTGGACTAAAGCGGGTGAGACTGCCGACACTGATGGCAATTGTCACAGAACTTACTTATTTAACGCCTTCCGCAGCAAGAATTTTAGCAGCCTTGATTTTGAAGAGAGCGGCATCAGCCCCATCTGTGGCGGTTGTTCCCTTAAAAATCAGTGCCGTTTCGCTAACGGGGACGGTTTTGGCTTCCGCTTTCAAAAACGTACAGCAATTCAAAATTATTCCGAACTCAGAGCGCACCCAGACTCTACACCAGTTACGTTAACTAACGCTGCTGACCAAACTTTCACTGTTGGGCGTTTATGGGAAGAAGCTGGCACACTCATCAAGCCCGTGCGCTCGGTTGATGTGAACCGAAGCGATTTTGAAACTACTGTCGGCAAACTGCTACTGTTAGAACCAAATCTTCTATCACAGCTGCAACCTGCACTTTTAGTTTTACACCAACTGTTTACTCAACACCTTTTGCCGAATGACCGCTACGGCTTTGATGATGCCAGCATCCGAGCGCTGCTGCCCGAATTCCCCACAGGCTTAGATATCGAAGCCATTCGGCAAGCCTCAGAACCTGATTTAACTTTCTTAGAAGACTTAGACTCTATTGATGTTACCCAAGATAAACAACTCAAAAAAAGTGCTGCGGCTCGTTATGCTGCCAAAAAGGTAGTTAAAGACAGCGCACGAACGGCAGGTAGGGAGTTTCTTGACTTGCCTAATTACTGGTTGCCTGATTTTCTTGAAGCTTGGAAGGGTGATGGTAGTTTCCAATCTCAATGGGGTGTACTCAGCATTTACCGCCGAAACCCCAAACATACTGAATTGGCTAATTCTGC is drawn from Nostoc sp. KVJ3 and contains these coding sequences:
- a CDS encoding helix-turn-helix domain-containing protein, with the translated sequence MPVKNKIKQFVDDRGITRYQFRKDTGLSATTVYALYDNPWQVPHVTAMNKICDTYRVQPSELIEWIPPEEVSDRVQKTK
- a CDS encoding PriCT-2 domain-containing protein, whose translation is MSPLQQFQNSVSRQSADAKQAGFAPEIELESIERSKIKFAFNATGTNKNWDFKKLAANFIDVEGTLADVQHHIKAGHAICAGLLDGKWRSKSNIIGSQWLLLDIDNSDVARDLDGKPIKDENGNSIKVYDRQLTIESALAHPFIKKHCALIYTTASHKPDWHKFRLVFLLPEYVQGADTVEACTRFLMQQLPHDPACKDASRVFYGNTEAEFPLVNPEATLPAEWISEALKIAQQERIEYQLRIQEIESRRKEWREISLTEGWDIDQLIQNALSFIPPRTPGSGNYDECRQVLMALVNHYGASEAEIIAEQWSPSIKGDTWNIHAKIRSFRRGGITLGTLFHIAKQYGFRFPQRQYEYNERDQGLINREQWELGRVKEDLSSFQNLLKQAISYAGAQPIAPFASIFKGFKAPPSQPPEPEINTNAPNVIIYERGNIPFRNEITGDISISCQPDEHIAAWVEAISKGWTQILDNSHPGLGKSYNAGQLTAGLFGVDKLIYQDANHRNPSTLPIETNFIDLPVRHNGFKLDPTRKTPTGEDFKLWTKAGETADTDGNCHRTYLFNAFRSKNFSSLDFEESGISPICGGCSLKNQCRFANGDGFGFRFQKRTAIQNYSELRAHPDSTPVTLTNAADQTFTVGRLWEEAGTLIKPVRSVDVNRSDFETTVGKLLLLEPNLLSQLQPALLVLHQLFTQHLLPNDRYGFDDASIRALLPEFPTGLDIEAIRQASEPDLTFLEDLDSIDVTQDKQLKKSAAARYAAKKVVKDSARTAGREFLDLPNYWLPDFLEAWKGDGSFQSQWGVLSIYRRNPKHTELANSAKFNIYLDATFKSHKLKLKLGIDDPVLVIEQQRPDYDNLKVVNVTGLGKLPKNRSLPLSARVNALKETLKKLCPTLGIIDWKQIATQAEARTEYGHFVDGRGVNRFSECDAIASFGIPYQNIGVLAAQYQVMTGEPVNLEDKNSTFQKYLTELINAEIIQEIGRLRSHRRPNQELTFYFCADYDIKFLDRELPGVKLENVDAFQLCPEAGNASEQTGHAIVNALTQLWESKQKITQPAIANIAEISQAWVSRFTQRWGGWQHFKKLLLLLLDSLNSGSNKNLADLDDDEKWLARTYFPMLIAESESLPDHLLESVAEVAQVFGTRAMRRVLHFCSPQVRASLLMIILSCLPTEVYSISVSPDPG